A region from the Lates calcarifer isolate ASB-BC8 linkage group LG2, TLL_Latcal_v3, whole genome shotgun sequence genome encodes:
- the rasa3 gene encoding ras GTPase-activating protein 3, whose amino-acid sequence MAVEEEGLRVFQSVKIKIGEAKNIPPYPGPNRMRDCYCTVNLDQEEVFRTKIVEKSLCPFYGEDFYCEIPRSFRHLSFYIFDRDVFRRDSSIGKVAVKKEDLQKYHGKDTWFQLQPVSADSEVQGKVHLELRLSEVITDSGVISHKLATRVLECQGLPIVNGQCDPYAAVSLLGPSRSDAKKTKVKRKTNNPQFEEVFYFEVTRPLSYTKRQFDVEEEDVDKLALRVDLWNASNLKFGDEFLGGVRVPLRVLGQAGVHDAWYFLQPRENGGKSVKVEELGSLRLNIVYTEDHVFPSEHYTPLRDLLLHSANVEPVSASTAHILGEVCREKQEAAIPLVRLFLHYGKIVPFISAIAHAEVNRTQDPNTIFRGNSLTSKCIDETMKLAGMHYLQVTLKPIIDEICTDHKSCEIDPVKLKESENLDTNRENLRQYVDRIFNVITTSGVRCPTVMCDIFFSLRESAATRFQVDQDVRYTAVSSFIFLRFFAPAILSPNLFHLRPHHPDPATSRTLTLISKTIQTLGSLAKSKSANFKESYMAAFYDYFNEQKYADAVKNFLDLISTSGKWDQKSIETPIMLKEGFMIKRAQGRNRFGMKNFKKRWFRLTNHEFTYHKTKGEGALCSIPIENILAVERLEEESFKMKNMFQVIQPERALYIQANNCVEARDWIDILTKVSQCNRKRLSTYHPSAYLNGHWLCCKLSADTAPGCTPCTGGLPANIQLDVDGDRETERIYSLFSTYMTKLIKMQEACGSKSVYDGPEQEEYSSFVIDDPQETYKTLKQIVSAVQTLEQQHTKYKRDKFKKTKIGSQEHPIGDKSFQCYIRQQSESSTYSI is encoded by the exons ATGGCGGTAGAAGAGGAAGGTCTCCGGGTTTTCCAGAgcgttaaaataaaaatag gAGAAGCAAAAAACATCCCTCCATACCCGGGGCCAAACAGGATGAGGGACTGTTACTGCACTGTCAACCTGGACCAAGAGGAGGTCTTCAGGACCAAGATAGTCGAGAAGTCACTTTG tcCGTTCTATGGGGAGGATTTCTACTGTGAGATCCCACGTAGCTTCAGACACCTCTCCTTCTACATCTTCGACAGGGACGTGTTCAGGAGGGACTCCAGCATCG GCAAGGTTGCAGTGAAGAAAGAGGACCTGCAGAAATATCACGGCAAAGACACCTGGTTCCAGCTACAACCTGTCAGCGCTGACTCAGAGGTGCAG gGAAAAGTGCACCTGGAGCTGCGTCTGAGTGAAGTCATCACAGACAGCGGAGTCATCAGCCATAAACTAGCCACACG agtgCTGGAGTGCCAAGGTCTTCCAATCGTCAACGGTCAATGTGATCCCTACGCTGCTGTCTCCTTACTAGGACCTTCAAG GTCAGATGCCAAAAAGACCAAGGTGAAGAGGAAAACCAACAACCCACAGTTTGAAGAGGTTTTTTATTTTGAG GTGACGCGCCCATTAAGTTACACAAAGCGGCAGTTTGATGTTGAGGAAGAGGATGTTGACAAACTGGCACTGAG GGTGGATCTGTGGAACGCCAGCAACCTGAAGTTCGGGGATGAGTTCCTGGGAGGTGTGCGGGTTCCTCTGCGGGTCCTGGGTCAGGCTGGGGTCCACGACGCATG gtaCTTTCTCCAGCCGAGGGAGAACGGAGGGAAGTCAGTGAAGGTAGAAGAGCTCGGCTCTCTGCGTCTGAACATCGTTTACACCGAGGACCACGTCTTCCCCTCCGAACATTACACCCCGCTCAGagatctgctgctgcactctgcTAACGTAGAG CCTGTGTCGGCGTCCACCGCTCACATCCTGGGGGAGGTGTGTCGAGAGAAGCAAGAAGCCGCCATTCCCCTCGTGCGGCTCTTTCTTCACTACGGCAAGATAGTGCCTTTCATCAGCGCCATCGCTCACGCTGAGGTCAACCGCACGCA GGATCCAAACACCATTTTCCGGGGGAACTCGCTGACTTCTAAGTGCATTGATGAGACCATGAAGCTAGCAGGAATGCACTATCTGCAAGTTACACTGAAACCCATCATAGATGAG ATCTGCACAGACCACAAGTCCTGTGAAATCGACCCGGTCAAACTCAAAGAGTCAGAGAACCTGGACACAAACAGG GAAAACCTCCGTCAGTACGTAGACCGCATCTTCAACGTTATCACCACCTCTGGCGTTCGCTGTCCCACCGTCATGTGTGATATCTTCTTCTCTCTGCGAGAGTCTGCTGCCACCCGTTTCCAAG TTGACCAAGATGTCCGATACACAGCAGTGAGCAGTTTCATCTTCCTGCGTTTCTTTGCTCCGGCCATCCTTTCCCCCAACTTGTTCCATCTACGGCCGCACCATCCA GATCCGGCCACATCACGAACCCTGACCCTCATCTCCAAGACGATCCAGACCCTGGGAAGTCTCGCAAAGTCTAAATCT GCAAATTTCAAAGAGTCTTACATGGCTGCGTTTTATGACTACTTCAATGAGCAGAAATATGCGGATGCTGTGAAGAAT TTCCTGGACCTGATCTCCACCTCCGGCAAATGGGATCAGAAGAGTATTGAAACACCAATCATGCtcaaggaggg ATTTATGATCaagagagcacaggggagaaacCGGTTTGGAATGAAGAACTTCAAAAAGAGATGGTTTCGCCTCACCAACCACGAGTTTACCTACCACAAAACGAAAG GTGAGGGAGCTCTGTGCAGCATTCCCATAGAAAACATCCTTGCTGtagagaggctggaggaggagtcTTTCAAGATGAAAAAT ATGTTCCAGGTTATCCAGCCAGAGCGGGCACTCTACATCCAGGCCAACAACTGTGTGGAGGCACGCGACTGGATCGACATCCTGACCAAAGTCAGCCAGTGCAACCGCAAACGCCTGAGCACCTACCATCCTTCAGCCTACCTCAACGGCCACTGGCTCTGTTGCAAGCTCTCAGCGGACACAGCCCCCGGGTGTACGCCCTGCACTGG CGGTCTGCCCGCAAACATTCAGCTGGACgtagatggagacagagagactgagaggatTTATTCCCTGTTCAGCACATACATGACCAAACTGATCAAGATGCAAG AGGCCTGCGGCAGTAAGTCTGTGTACGACGGGCCCGAGCAGGAGGAATATTCCAGCTTTGTCATCGATGACCCCCAGGAGACCTACAAAACCCTGAAGCAGATTGTCTCAGCTGTGCAGACCTTGGAGCAGCAGCACACCAAGTACAAACGGGACAAGTTCAAGAAGACAAAGATAGGCAGCCA GGAGCATCCGATTGGAGACAAGAGTTTTCAGTGCTATATCCGCCAGCAGTCTGAGAGCTCCACCTACTCCATCTAG